The following are from one region of the Stanieria sp. NIES-3757 genome:
- a CDS encoding phosphoribosylformylglycinamidine synthase subunit I encodes MKVGVIVFPGSNCDRDVATVTDGLFNVPTRMVWHQETDLSNLDLIVIPGGFSYGDYLRCGAIARFSPAIKSVIEHAQAGKLVLGICNGFQILTEVGLLPGALIRNRDLHFICDRVPMKVERNDLPWTSNYTSGQVITLPIAHGEGRYYADSDTLKTLEDNGQVLFRYCSATGEVNQASNPNGSLDNIAGIINQKGNVLGMMPHPERAADAAIGAIDGKALFEGILSSFAVGVR; translated from the coding sequence ATGAAAGTCGGTGTTATTGTCTTTCCAGGTTCAAATTGCGATCGCGATGTCGCTACGGTTACCGATGGGTTATTTAATGTTCCCACTCGCATGGTTTGGCACCAGGAAACGGATTTATCCAATTTAGATCTGATTGTAATACCTGGTGGTTTTAGTTATGGTGATTATCTTCGCTGTGGTGCGATCGCTCGTTTTTCTCCTGCTATCAAAAGTGTTATCGAACACGCCCAAGCAGGTAAATTGGTTTTGGGCATTTGTAATGGCTTTCAAATTTTAACTGAAGTCGGTTTATTACCAGGGGCATTAATTCGCAATCGTGACTTACATTTTATTTGCGATCGCGTCCCGATGAAAGTCGAACGTAATGATTTACCTTGGACTAGTAATTATACTTCAGGACAAGTAATTACTTTACCGATCGCTCATGGTGAAGGACGTTATTATGCTGATAGTGATACTTTAAAAACTTTAGAAGATAACGGTCAAGTTTTATTTAGGTATTGTAGTGCGACAGGAGAAGTTAACCAAGCAAGCAATCCTAATGGTTCTTTAGACAACATTGCTGGCATTATCAATCAAAAAGGCAATGTCTTAGGCATGATGCCTCATCCAGAAAGGGCAGCCGATGCAGCTATTGGCGCGATCGATGGGAAGGCTTTGTTTGAAGGGATTTTGTCGAGTTTTGCTGTTGGAGTTAGATAA
- a CDS encoding multi-sensor signal transduction multi-kinase: MLIPVISLQTELFLKIQENQAKLKIYVQSAPMNFQNKYDLVEAECHRILGNKAEAIEYYDRAIASARENQILNEEALANELAAKFYLDWNKEKIAQAYMIDAYYCYLRWGAKAKLKALIQCYPQLLGSIQQPETLDYNNLSNQKTLSSSSNIHQTTSPALDFLTIFQASQALSSEIRLEKLILTLLQAIFANAGADQGVLLLVNENNLTIEAIAKLGEEPQVLLKLPVEKSSEIPLALVDTVKQTQETIVIADARQERWLSSEAYIIQKQPLSVLCTPILQQGQLLGILYLENNLTIGAFTSDRIEVVNLLCTQAAISLENARLYQQSQVYAQQLEQSLEQLQTSQARFAKLADHIPGVIYQLRITAEGSISVPYVSSGCSDLYEVAPEEIMIGRQNFLAMEYPEDRSEIQKLTQESAQNLTQFFHEWRIVTPSGMIKWVQGSSRPERQADGSTVWDGIVVDISDRKEAELALQESQHFVQQIVDSSPNILYIYDLQQQRNVYVNREIGMILGYTPEQIQAMGRNLFQNLMHPEDLKVLPAQMARLQAAQDGEIIETEYRMRHANGEWRWLYSRDSVFSRDSSGQVKQSIGTAQDIGDRKQAEKLLAEYNQTLEKEVAERTEQLSQTLAELQRTQDQLLETRKIAALGSLVAGVAHEVNTPVGTSITLASTLVDQTTTLITQAEQGKLKRSDLNNYLNLAQECSHIILTNLNRAGELIQTFKQIAVDQKPIESSLISVKAYLEEIIFSLSPNFRSLGHQVTISGDETISIKTDPTALAQVVTNLLMNSLKHAYKTDEVGHLHLNLLPQNDSIMIEFCDDGCGIPQKDLNRIFEPFFTTARHQGGTGLGLHIVHNLITQKLQGKIDVESEVGKGTVFRLTLPNLNS, from the coding sequence TTGTTAATACCAGTCATTTCTCTACAAACTGAGCTATTTTTAAAGATTCAAGAAAATCAAGCAAAACTAAAAATTTATGTTCAGTCTGCACCCATGAATTTTCAAAACAAATATGACTTAGTTGAAGCGGAATGCCATAGAATACTCGGAAATAAAGCAGAAGCAATTGAATACTATGATCGCGCGATCGCTAGTGCTAGAGAGAATCAAATTCTTAACGAAGAGGCTTTGGCTAATGAACTAGCAGCTAAATTTTATCTAGATTGGAATAAAGAAAAGATAGCTCAAGCTTATATGATTGATGCCTATTACTGCTATCTTCGTTGGGGAGCTAAAGCCAAACTAAAAGCTTTAATCCAGTGTTATCCTCAACTATTAGGATCGATTCAGCAGCCAGAAACACTTGATTATAATAATTTATCTAATCAAAAAACGTTAAGCTCGTCATCTAATATTCACCAAACTACTTCACCAGCCTTAGATTTTCTAACTATTTTTCAAGCATCCCAAGCTCTATCAAGCGAAATTCGTCTAGAAAAATTAATCCTTACTTTGCTTCAAGCAATTTTTGCTAATGCTGGAGCCGATCAAGGTGTATTACTCCTAGTCAACGAGAATAACTTGACGATTGAAGCGATCGCGAAACTCGGAGAAGAACCACAAGTTTTATTAAAACTTCCTGTTGAAAAGAGTTCTGAAATTCCTCTCGCTTTAGTTGATACAGTTAAACAAACTCAAGAAACAATTGTGATTGCTGATGCTAGGCAAGAAAGATGGTTATCAAGTGAAGCTTATATTATTCAAAAACAGCCCTTAAGTGTATTATGTACGCCGATCTTGCAACAGGGTCAACTGCTAGGAATTTTATATCTAGAAAACAATCTTACGATTGGAGCCTTTACAAGCGATCGCATTGAAGTCGTCAATCTACTTTGCACTCAAGCTGCTATTTCTTTAGAAAATGCTCGACTTTATCAACAATCTCAGGTTTATGCACAACAGTTAGAACAATCTCTTGAGCAACTGCAAACTAGTCAAGCTCGTTTTGCCAAGCTGGCAGATCATATTCCTGGGGTAATTTATCAACTTCGTATCACTGCTGAAGGTTCTATTTCAGTGCCTTACGTCAGTTCCGGTTGCTCTGACTTGTACGAAGTAGCACCAGAAGAAATTATGATTGGTAGGCAAAATTTCCTGGCAATGGAATATCCTGAAGATCGCTCAGAAATTCAAAAATTAACTCAGGAATCTGCTCAAAACTTGACACAATTTTTTCATGAATGGCGGATTGTTACACCATCAGGCATGATTAAATGGGTTCAAGGTTCATCTCGACCAGAACGCCAAGCAGATGGTTCTACAGTTTGGGATGGTATTGTTGTAGATATTAGCGATCGCAAAGAAGCTGAACTTGCTCTGCAAGAAAGTCAGCATTTTGTTCAACAAATTGTGGATTCTTCTCCCAATATCCTCTATATTTATGACTTGCAACAACAACGGAATGTCTACGTTAATCGGGAAATAGGAATGATTCTGGGCTATACACCAGAACAGATTCAGGCAATGGGAAGAAACTTATTCCAAAATCTCATGCATCCTGAAGACTTGAAAGTGTTGCCCGCCCAAATGGCTCGATTACAGGCAGCGCAAGATGGTGAAATTATTGAAACAGAATATCGCATGAGACATGCCAATGGTGAATGGCGTTGGCTTTATAGCCGAGATTCCGTATTTAGCCGAGATTCTAGTGGTCAAGTCAAGCAAAGCATTGGAACTGCTCAGGATATTGGCGATCGCAAACAAGCAGAAAAATTACTGGCAGAATATAACCAAACTCTGGAAAAAGAAGTAGCCGAGCGTACCGAACAACTCTCCCAAACTTTGGCAGAACTCCAACGAACTCAAGATCAACTGCTAGAAACCAGAAAAATAGCAGCTTTAGGCAGTTTAGTGGCTGGAGTAGCCCATGAAGTTAATACCCCTGTTGGCACCAGTATCACTTTAGCCTCTACTTTAGTCGATCAAACTACCACTTTAATAACCCAAGCCGAGCAAGGAAAGTTAAAAAGATCGGATTTAAACAACTATTTAAATCTTGCCCAAGAATGTAGCCACATTATTTTGACTAATCTCAATCGAGCTGGCGAGTTAATCCAAACTTTTAAACAAATTGCTGTAGATCAAAAGCCAATCGAAAGTTCTTTGATTTCTGTCAAAGCTTATCTCGAAGAAATTATATTTAGTTTAAGTCCTAATTTTCGTTCTCTTGGGCATCAAGTGACAATCAGCGGAGATGAGACTATCTCGATCAAAACCGATCCTACCGCCTTGGCACAAGTTGTTACTAATCTGCTCATGAATTCTTTAAAACACGCCTATAAAACTGATGAAGTTGGTCATCTTCACCTTAATTTGCTACCACAAAATGACTCAATTATGATTGAGTTTTGTGATGATGGTTGTGGTATTCCCCAGAAAGACTTAAACCGCATCTTTGAACCTTTCTTCACTACAGCGAGACATCAAGGCGGAACAGGTTTAGGATTACATATAGTCCATAACCTCATCACTCAAAAATTGCAGGGCAAAATCGATGTGGAGAGTGAAGTAGGCAAAGGAACTGTTTTTCGATTAACTCTTCCAAATTTAAATAGTTGA
- a CDS encoding response regulator receiver modulated diguanylate cyclase/phosphodiesterase with PAS/PAC sensor — translation MKYSFDQLKQLIPASIIEPEFFTFIAQAPMAIALLDRQMRYLAASPRWLKDYHLEGKNLIGCLHPEILPSLSKLWHQGYQSCLAGIDFQSEAERLIHNDGSEDWIRCIFQPWCNSQQGIAGAIVFTEIVTEQKFLQAQLKASETKLRAICRTITDIVLLIDKNNKEIKFIPTNQASLSQSRVNWINQTISKFYCQTTSEKFWQLIERALTTTETVSIEYSVSEEQTKKWFIANISPLSEELAIWVARDISSLKDIEQTLSIEQELARVTLQSIADAVITTDAEGKINNLNPMAEQLTGWIEEEAHGLNITEVFQLVDEETKQPLTNSLELVLQQEQTVCLSPHTILISRDGAEYEIEDSAAPIYNYQGDLIGMVIVFHDVTGSRQLTRQLSWQARHDPLTGLYNRLEFERQAQQTIIAAQQEDSHHILCFLDLDQFKIVNDTCGHAAGDELLKQVTNLMQRRVRNTDVLARLGGDEFGLLLYKCSLTEGEKIANTLKELIKNFRFTWQEKNFTVGVSIGLVAIDRSSINLNQVLSTADTACYAAKAQGRNCIEIAYPDERELSRQQGEKSWITRLNQALAENRFCLYCQNIAPLKDRSQQKHYEILLRLIDETGTIVLPGAFIPAAERYNLMPAIDRWVISTFFQLYEQCCQDEPNNKNIYTINLSATSINQKDFCQFLKEQFALYQISPQNICFEISEATAIANLTQATQLIKELKQLGCYFALDNFGSGISSLGYLKNFPVDYLKIDGSFIKNIINDPIDRATVEAFNRISQVMKIKTIAEFVENEDILASLKELEIDYAQGYGIAKPIPLSFACA, via the coding sequence ATGAAGTATTCATTTGATCAGTTAAAGCAGCTTATCCCCGCGAGCATTATTGAACCAGAGTTTTTTACTTTTATTGCACAAGCACCTATGGCGATCGCTTTACTTGATCGTCAAATGCGCTATTTAGCAGCTAGTCCCCGCTGGTTAAAAGACTATCATCTCGAAGGGAAAAACCTGATTGGTTGTTTGCACCCAGAAATTTTACCAAGTCTTTCTAAACTATGGCATCAAGGCTATCAAAGTTGTTTGGCTGGCATAGATTTTCAATCAGAAGCAGAACGATTAATTCACAATGATGGTTCAGAAGATTGGATTAGATGTATTTTTCAGCCTTGGTGTAATTCTCAACAGGGAATTGCTGGTGCGATCGTTTTTACTGAAATAGTTACCGAGCAAAAGTTTCTTCAAGCTCAGTTAAAAGCCAGCGAAACTAAACTAAGGGCGATTTGTCGAACCATCACTGATATTGTTTTGCTCATAGATAAAAATAACAAAGAAATTAAATTTATTCCTACTAATCAAGCTTCTTTGTCCCAATCTAGAGTTAATTGGATTAATCAAACTATCAGCAAATTTTATTGTCAAACTACCTCTGAAAAGTTTTGGCAGCTAATCGAACGAGCTTTAACCACCACAGAAACCGTCAGCATTGAGTATAGTGTGTCAGAAGAGCAAACCAAAAAATGGTTTATTGCTAATATTTCTCCTCTTTCTGAAGAGCTGGCAATTTGGGTAGCGCGGGATATTTCCTCTCTTAAAGACATCGAACAAACTTTGTCGATAGAACAAGAATTGGCGCGAGTCACTTTACAATCAATTGCTGATGCAGTAATTACGACTGATGCAGAAGGTAAAATCAACAATCTCAATCCCATGGCGGAACAATTAACTGGTTGGATTGAAGAAGAAGCTCATGGATTAAATATTACAGAAGTATTTCAGTTAGTAGATGAAGAAACTAAACAGCCACTTACTAACTCCTTAGAGCTAGTCTTACAACAAGAGCAAACTGTGTGTTTATCACCTCATACGATCTTAATTTCTCGTGATGGTGCCGAATACGAGATCGAAGATTCCGCAGCACCTATTTATAATTATCAAGGTGATTTAATTGGGATGGTAATAGTTTTCCATGACGTGACTGGCTCTCGTCAATTAACTCGTCAATTATCTTGGCAAGCTCGCCACGATCCACTTACAGGATTATACAATCGGCTCGAATTTGAACGACAAGCTCAACAAACAATTATTGCTGCACAACAAGAAGATTCCCATCATATTCTTTGTTTTCTCGACCTCGACCAATTTAAAATTGTCAATGATACTTGTGGTCATGCTGCCGGAGATGAATTATTAAAGCAAGTGACCAATCTCATGCAACGAAGAGTTAGAAATACAGATGTTTTAGCTCGTTTAGGTGGAGATGAATTTGGCTTACTACTTTATAAGTGTTCTCTGACAGAAGGAGAGAAAATTGCCAATACGCTGAAGGAATTAATTAAGAATTTTCGTTTTACCTGGCAAGAAAAAAATTTTACTGTTGGAGTTAGTATTGGTTTAGTTGCGATTGATCGAAGCAGTATCAATTTAAACCAGGTTTTGAGTACTGCTGATACTGCTTGTTACGCAGCCAAGGCACAAGGACGTAATTGTATTGAAATTGCTTATCCTGACGAGCGCGAGTTATCTAGACAACAAGGGGAAAAATCTTGGATTACTCGTCTCAATCAAGCCTTAGCGGAAAATCGTTTTTGTCTCTATTGTCAAAACATCGCTCCTCTTAAGGATCGTTCTCAGCAAAAACATTATGAAATTTTGTTGCGTCTGATTGATGAAACAGGAACAATTGTTCTTCCTGGTGCTTTTATTCCTGCTGCGGAAAGATACAATCTTATGCCTGCAATTGATCGTTGGGTAATTAGTACCTTTTTTCAACTTTATGAACAATGTTGTCAAGACGAGCCAAATAATAAAAATATTTATACAATCAATCTTTCAGCAACCAGTATTAATCAAAAAGATTTTTGCCAGTTTCTTAAAGAACAATTTGCTTTGTATCAGATTTCCCCTCAAAATATTTGCTTTGAAATCAGCGAAGCAACTGCGATCGCTAATCTGACTCAAGCTACTCAATTGATTAAAGAGTTAAAACAATTAGGTTGTTATTTTGCTTTGGATAATTTTGGTAGTGGAATAAGTTCTTTAGGGTATTTAAAAAATTTCCCCGTCGATTATCTAAAAATTGACGGCTCTTTTATTAAAAATATTATCAACGATCCGATTGACCGCGCTACGGTAGAAGCTTTTAATCGAATTAGTCAGGTTATGAAGATTAAAACCATTGCCGAATTTGTCGAAAATGAAGATATTTTAGCTTCTTTAAAAGAGTTAGAAATAGATTACGCTCAAGGTTATGGAATTGCAAAACCTATTCCTCTGTCTTTTGCTTGTGCTTAA
- a CDS encoding putative twin-arginine translocation protein TatA/E: MFGLGWPEVAIIGIVALLVFGPKKIPEIGSALGKTLRGFKEEINNPQLEEEDSKIDR; the protein is encoded by the coding sequence ATGTTTGGTTTAGGTTGGCCAGAAGTGGCGATAATTGGGATTGTAGCTTTACTCGTGTTTGGGCCGAAAAAAATTCCTGAAATTGGCAGTGCTTTGGGGAAAACCCTTAGAGGTTTTAAGGAAGAAATAAATAATCCCCAACTAGAAGAAGAAGACTCCAAAATCGATAGATAA
- a CDS encoding ferredoxin-dependent bilin reductase, translated as MTEMLETTPTSLRQEQHPLICQLADLILDYWQQYLDLRPYTLPEGLGYVEGKLEGERLRIENRCYQTPQFRKLHLELAKVGNNLDILHCVMFPRPEYPLPMFGCDIVAGKAGVSAAIADISPTSPEKTLSENYRLELAALPSSKFSQLRELPSWADIFSEFCLFVRPQNDAEEQDFLQRTSSFLKIHCQQAVQAKPVSLQQQKLYLAGQNYYCTKQQQNDKTRRVLEKAFGSDWAEYYMKSVLFDVPNTLPTEEVVPN; from the coding sequence ATGACTGAAATGTTAGAAACTACACCAACCTCACTCCGTCAAGAACAACACCCCTTAATTTGTCAGCTAGCCGATCTGATTTTAGATTACTGGCAACAATATTTAGATTTACGCCCCTATACTCTTCCAGAAGGATTGGGTTATGTTGAAGGGAAACTTGAAGGGGAAAGATTAAGAATAGAAAATCGCTGTTATCAAACTCCCCAATTTCGTAAGCTGCATTTGGAATTAGCCAAAGTCGGTAATAACTTGGATATTCTTCACTGCGTCATGTTTCCTCGTCCTGAATACCCCTTACCAATGTTTGGGTGCGATATTGTTGCAGGAAAAGCTGGAGTTAGTGCTGCGATCGCAGATATTTCCCCTACCAGTCCCGAAAAAACTCTCTCAGAAAACTATAGATTAGAACTTGCTGCTTTACCCAGTAGCAAATTTTCTCAACTTCGTGAACTTCCCTCTTGGGCAGATATTTTCTCTGAGTTTTGTTTATTCGTTCGTCCTCAAAATGATGCAGAAGAACAAGATTTTCTGCAACGAACTTCGAGCTTTTTAAAGATTCACTGTCAACAAGCTGTTCAAGCTAAACCAGTTTCTCTTCAACAACAGAAATTATATTTGGCTGGACAAAACTATTACTGCACTAAACAACAACAAAATGACAAAACTCGTCGTGTTTTAGAAAAAGCTTTTGGCTCGGACTGGGCGGAATACTATATGAAATCCGTCTTATTTGATGTCCCCAATACTTTACCCACTGAGGAAGTTGTCCCGAACTAA
- a CDS encoding transcriptional regulator, AbrB family produces the protein MSEIATAPLTGKALLQKVKELSHLPRRETAKRCGYYTTTKDNQTRVNLTDFYDAVLAAKGVPLDPEGAKDGRGREPTYKVSVHKNGQIVIGSTYTQAMGLKEGDKFEIKLGYKHIHLKQVDDDDDDETFSEN, from the coding sequence ATGAGTGAAATTGCAACCGCTCCTTTAACAGGAAAAGCATTACTTCAAAAAGTAAAAGAGCTTTCCCACTTACCAAGAAGAGAAACAGCAAAACGCTGCGGATATTACACTACCACCAAAGACAATCAAACAAGAGTAAATTTAACAGATTTTTATGATGCAGTACTAGCTGCTAAAGGCGTTCCTCTCGATCCAGAAGGAGCAAAAGATGGTCGTGGTCGTGAACCTACTTATAAAGTTAGCGTTCATAAAAATGGTCAAATTGTCATTGGTTCAACCTATACTCAAGCAATGGGTTTAAAAGAAGGTGATAAATTTGAAATTAAGTTAGGGTACAAGCATATTCATCTGAAACAAGTTGATGATGATGATGATGATGAGACTTTTTCAGAAAATTGA
- a CDS encoding Na+-transporting NADH:ubiquinone oxidoreductase subunit 2, with product MFLEDARDYQLIFLISFLFLGLNTRDWTLNFSIICIAIATCLITQWCLSSWQEYRTRVQASYPLTINCYYAIIFSPTVVSSLRSGLITALGLCLLLRTNNYSTMMLAGLTAIASKFLFRRGNKHFYNPANFGIITALTFTNDAWVSPGQWGTDWWYLLLFAGAGGLVLKRVGRWDTSVTFLLTYTSLEAMRNWWLGWSWDVWWHQLSSGSLLLFALFMLTDPRSIPNAQASRILWSVMIAIVSVILKDWFYLSTAIFWALFWLAPLTILLDEIWSAPRFVWKSKPELSM from the coding sequence ATGTTTTTAGAAGACGCACGAGATTATCAACTGATTTTTCTGATTTCATTTTTGTTTTTAGGTCTAAATACTAGAGATTGGACTTTAAATTTTAGTATTATTTGTATTGCGATCGCTACTTGTTTAATCACTCAATGGTGTTTATCATCATGGCAAGAATATCGTACAAGAGTTCAAGCTAGTTATCCACTGACAATCAACTGTTACTATGCAATTATCTTTAGTCCTACAGTTGTTTCTTCCTTACGTAGTGGCTTAATCACAGCTTTAGGACTTTGCTTATTATTACGGACAAACAATTATTCTACGATGATGTTAGCTGGATTAACTGCGATCGCAAGTAAATTTTTATTTCGTCGTGGCAACAAGCATTTTTATAATCCTGCTAACTTTGGCATTATTACTGCTTTAACTTTTACTAATGATGCTTGGGTTTCCCCTGGACAATGGGGAACAGATTGGTGGTATTTGTTATTATTTGCTGGTGCAGGAGGATTAGTTCTAAAACGGGTTGGACGTTGGGATACTTCTGTAACTTTTTTGCTAACCTATACCAGTTTAGAAGCAATGCGTAATTGGTGGCTTGGTTGGAGTTGGGATGTTTGGTGGCATCAATTAAGTAGTGGTAGCTTATTACTCTTTGCCTTATTTATGTTAACCGACCCGCGTTCCATCCCCAATGCCCAAGCCAGTCGGATACTTTGGTCTGTCATGATTGCCATTGTTAGTGTGATCTTAAAAGATTGGTTTTATCTCTCAACAGCCATTTTTTGGGCATTATTTTGGCTAGCACCCTTGACCATTTTATTGGATGAAATTTGGTCAGCACCAAGATTTGTCTGGAAGTCCAAACCAGAATTATCGATGTGA
- a CDS encoding 3-dehydroquinate dehydratase, translated as MSQEKILILHGPNLNLLGLREPQIYGSVTLEQIDSDLVEQGQRLQVQVSCLQSNHEGVLVDAIHQAREESQGILINAGAYTHTSVAIRDALAGVKLPTVEVHLSNIYQREAFRHHSYIAPIAIGQISGFGAESYRLGLQALVHYLRNQK; from the coding sequence TTGTCTCAGGAAAAGATCTTAATCTTACATGGCCCTAATTTAAATTTATTAGGACTGCGAGAACCTCAAATTTATGGTTCTGTTACTCTTGAGCAAATAGATAGTGATCTAGTAGAACAAGGACAAAGGCTGCAAGTACAAGTAAGTTGCTTGCAGTCCAATCACGAAGGTGTCTTAGTAGATGCCATTCATCAAGCTAGAGAAGAGTCTCAAGGTATTTTGATTAATGCAGGAGCTTATACCCATACCAGCGTCGCGATTCGAGATGCTTTGGCAGGAGTTAAACTGCCTACTGTAGAAGTTCATTTAAGTAACATTTATCAAAGAGAAGCTTTTCGCCATCATTCTTATATTGCACCGATCGCGATCGGTCAAATTAGTGGTTTTGGCGCAGAAAGTTATCGTTTGGGATTGCAAGCATTAGTTCATTATTTGCGAAATCAAAAATAA
- a CDS encoding binding protein dependent transport systems inner membrane component, whose translation MTFSRDSAVDNFRAISFRNFLTNETTLYIFKRLLQAILTLFLASALSFAIIQLAPGDYLDTLKGNPQISPERLAQLKQQFGLDQPPIIQYWRWLVRVVTRFDFGTSFVYFRPVSSLLIERIPATLLLAIASIIITWAIAIPLGIVSAVKQNTLIDKVLRVLSYLGQGFPSFITALALLTIAQNTSPLFPVGGMTSINHADLSPVGKILDIGWHMILPTLALSITSFAGLQRLTRGQLLDVLRQDYIQTARAKGLPENKVLYVHALRNAINPLITLLGFEFASLLSGAFIAEFFFNWPGLGRLILQAVQAQDLYLVMASLMMGAAMLIIGNLLADLLLKAVDPRIKLEDLK comes from the coding sequence ATGACTTTTAGTAGAGATTCTGCTGTTGATAATTTCAGAGCGATTAGTTTCAGGAATTTTTTAACCAATGAAACTACACTTTATATTTTTAAAAGATTATTACAAGCAATACTGACGCTTTTTTTAGCTTCTGCGCTCAGTTTTGCAATTATTCAACTAGCTCCTGGGGATTATCTTGACACACTTAAAGGAAATCCTCAGATCTCACCCGAAAGATTAGCACAATTGAAGCAACAATTTGGTTTAGATCAACCTCCAATAATTCAGTATTGGCGTTGGTTAGTTAGAGTTGTTACTCGTTTTGATTTTGGAACAAGTTTTGTTTACTTTCGACCAGTCTCTTCGTTATTAATCGAAAGGATACCTGCAACTCTATTGCTTGCGATCGCATCTATTATTATTACTTGGGCGATCGCTATTCCCTTGGGAATTGTGAGTGCGGTTAAACAAAATACTTTGATTGATAAGGTATTACGAGTTTTAAGTTATTTAGGTCAAGGTTTTCCCAGTTTCATCACTGCTTTGGCTTTGTTAACCATAGCGCAAAATACCTCTCCATTGTTTCCTGTGGGAGGAATGACCAGCATTAACCACGCTGATTTATCTCCTGTTGGTAAAATACTTGATATTGGTTGGCACATGATTTTACCGACCTTGGCACTGAGTATTACCAGTTTTGCAGGATTACAACGTCTAACTAGAGGGCAATTACTCGATGTGCTTAGACAAGATTATATTCAAACTGCTCGCGCCAAAGGATTACCAGAAAATAAAGTTCTTTATGTTCATGCCTTACGTAATGCAATTAACCCTTTGATTACTTTGTTAGGGTTTGAATTTGCCAGTTTACTCAGTGGTGCATTTATTGCCGAATTTTTCTTTAATTGGCCTGGTTTAGGTCGTTTGATTTTGCAAGCCGTCCAAGCTCAAGATCTTTATTTAGTCATGGCAAGCTTAATGATGGGTGCAGCAATGTTAATTATTGGTAATTTACTCGCTGATTTATTATTAAAGGCAGTCGATCCAAGAATTAAGTTGGAAGATTTGAAATAA
- a CDS encoding FkbM family methyltransferase yields MKSFVQGLFNRLGLKVIKYTPSPYENLEKQPRYQKKKVQLLGRDFKIADSFSFFHSYREIFIDQIYKFNSSSEAPVIVDCGANCGTSILYFKDIYPKANIIGVEADPNIFSILESNIRSANYEDVTLLNKAVSKEAGTIDFFSEGADGGRIHPLEDSQAKFEVECIKLDQLLEEPVDFLKIDIEGAETEVICDANKLDNVSQLFIEYHSFKDTEQTLGQILDKLTAYGFRYYIHTQFCSQNPLVEKSLQLGMDLQLNIYAHKIA; encoded by the coding sequence ATGAAATCATTTGTACAGGGACTATTCAATCGATTAGGATTGAAGGTAATTAAATATACTCCCTCACCCTATGAAAATTTAGAAAAACAGCCTAGATATCAGAAAAAAAAAGTTCAATTATTGGGACGTGATTTTAAGATTGCCGATTCATTTTCCTTCTTTCATAGTTATCGAGAAATATTCATCGATCAAATATATAAATTTAATTCTTCATCAGAAGCACCCGTAATAGTTGATTGTGGCGCAAATTGCGGAACAAGTATTTTATATTTCAAAGACATCTATCCTAAAGCTAATATTATTGGAGTAGAAGCTGACCCTAATATTTTTAGTATTTTAGAGTCGAATATTAGATCAGCTAACTATGAAGATGTTACCTTATTAAATAAAGCTGTCTCAAAAGAAGCTGGTACGATTGATTTTTTTAGTGAAGGTGCTGATGGAGGAAGAATACATCCTCTAGAAGATTCTCAAGCTAAGTTTGAAGTAGAATGTATCAAACTCGATCAGTTGCTTGAAGAGCCTGTAGATTTTCTTAAAATTGATATAGAAGGCGCTGAAACAGAAGTTATTTGCGATGCCAATAAACTGGATAATGTTTCACAACTTTTTATTGAATATCATTCTTTTAAAGATACAGAACAAACACTGGGACAGATTTTAGACAAATTAACTGCTTATGGTTTTCGATATTACATCCATACGCAATTTTGCTCTCAAAACCCCTTAGTAGAAAAAAGTTTACAGCTTGGTATGGATTTACAGTTAAATATTTACGCTCACAAAATAGCTTAA